A DNA window from Hoplias malabaricus isolate fHopMal1 chromosome 5, fHopMal1.hap1, whole genome shotgun sequence contains the following coding sequences:
- the ccdc3b gene encoding coiled-coil domain-containing protein 3 — MAARALLALLLALLSVSRGARASPGCELAHDWRPQSESCRAELAEIIVFARVLAVHEERPYSAYNYVQEGLFFLAEIELLCDQAWGSMLEVPAGSRFNVSGLGYFPCYSYSVVENNNYYFFLRMDENYSIIPHGVNFQDPIFPDTPENHRMFASLFQFSNCSAGTQVHMYTPEWEAQEDSRLLCSTVQKALFEEEEKVKTLTQKVKVLEKANNHLRDKVKNMKRLLRQAKREPKDQTVLLKQLHESEPELPHPHQDTTQDQKAVHKKVLPRRLKN, encoded by the exons ATGGCCGCTCGCGCGCTACTCGCGCTTCTGCTGGCGCTTCTGAGCGTGTCGCGGGGCGCTCGCGCATCCCCGGGCTGCGAGCTCGCGCACGACTGGCGGCCTCAGAGCGAGTCGTGCCGCGCGGAGCTGGCGGAGATCATCGTGTTCGCGCGCGTGCTCGCCGTGCACGAGGAGCGTCCGTACAGCGCGTACAACTACGTGCAGGAGGGTCTGTTCTTCCTCGCGGAGATCGAGCTGCTCTGCGACCAGGCGTGGGGCAGCATGCTCGAGGTGCCCGCGGGCTCGCGCTTCAACGTCTCGGGACTCGGGTACTTCCCGTGCTACTCGTACAGCGTGGTGGAGAACAACAACTACTACTTCTTCCTGAG GATGGATGAAAACTACAGCATCATTCCTCATGGAGTGAATTTCCAGGACCCCATCTTCCCCGACACTCCTGAAAACCACCGCATGTTTGCCAGCCTTTTCCAGTTCTCCAACTGCTCGGCCGGGACCCAGGTCCACATGTACACTCCTGAGTGGGAGGcccaggaggacagcagg CTCCTATGCTCCACGGTGCAGAAAGCCCTGTTCGAGGAAGAGGAGAAGGTGAAAACCCTCACCCAGAAGGTGAAGGTCCTGGAGAAAGCCAACAACCACCTGAGGGACAAAGTGAAGAACATGAAACGTCTGTTGAGGCAGGCCAAGCGGGAGCCCAAGGATCAGACGGTGCTCCTCAAGCAGCTCCACGAGTCTGAACCAGAGCTTCCCCACCCTCATCAGGACACCACTCAGGACCAGAAAGCTGTCCACAAGAAGGTCCTGCCCAGGAGGCTTAAGAACTAG